The DNA window CCGAAGGCCGATGGCATCACAAAGGCCAGCACGGCCATTAGCCATATTTTTTGGATGCCCATGAACTGACCTCCTTCTGGATGCGCTTACGCGGCCTTTGGTTTCAAAAGCTTTCCGATCACCTTGCACAGCGATTCGCCGTGAACAGGTTTCACGATCCAGACGCGGACGCCTGCGTCCTGGCCCTGTTTGCGAAGCTCGGTGCTATTTTCGGTGGTCAGCATGATGACCGAAGTCCCGGCAAAGCGCGGATCTTTTTTGATCGCCTGGGTCAGCTGCACTCCGTTCATTTCCGGCATGTTGAAGTCGGTAATGATGATATCGAGAGGCGCGGATTGAAGAGCCATGGCCACGCCTGCGGCACCATTCGCAGCCACAAAAACTTCGTGCCCATCATTTTTCAGGATGGTTTGCAGTTCTGACAGAATCACTTCCGAATCATCCACGGCCAGGATCCGACCCATATGGCTACTCTCCCATCGAACATACCTTAGGGATGAGCATCGGCGTGGATAGCGAAATCCTAAGAGCCAATTATGACAGTTGGGAATGTATTCAAAAATGTATGGAGG is part of the Oligoflexus sp. genome and encodes:
- a CDS encoding response regulator, coding for MGRILAVDDSEVILSELQTILKNDGHEVFVAANGAAGVAMALQSAPLDIIITDFNMPEMNGVQLTQAIKKDPRFAGTSVIMLTTENSTELRKQGQDAGVRVWIVKPVHGESLCKVIGKLLKPKAA